The following proteins are co-located in the Deltaproteobacteria bacterium HGW-Deltaproteobacteria-2 genome:
- a CDS encoding DNA-binding response regulator, with the protein MLVETWPQLEICGEAANGKEALKMVDAFAPHIVFLDIKMPGLSGLDVAKNIAGICRIVFITAFDQYAVEAFEREAVDYLIKPVTKERLLQTINRLKKQLQSSPEPPPDLAQIITQVLANLQENTKAGYRYLQWIKTQHKESVRIIPVEEVDYFQAGDKYTFVKTAQGEALIKKSIKELSQELDPQKFWQIHRGTIVNVSRIENVGRSFTGRGILKLKNRSDDLTVSRQYLHLFKQM; encoded by the coding sequence ATGCTTGTCGAAACCTGGCCGCAGTTGGAGATTTGCGGCGAGGCAGCCAACGGCAAGGAAGCTCTGAAGATGGTCGATGCTTTTGCTCCGCATATAGTTTTTCTGGATATTAAAATGCCCGGGCTTTCCGGCCTGGATGTAGCTAAAAATATCGCCGGCATTTGCCGGATTGTATTTATCACAGCTTTTGATCAATATGCCGTCGAGGCATTTGAGCGCGAAGCTGTGGATTATCTGATAAAACCGGTTACAAAAGAACGATTACTGCAAACCATAAACCGTCTGAAAAAACAGCTTCAATCATCCCCTGAACCACCACCGGACCTTGCCCAGATTATTACACAGGTTCTTGCCAATTTGCAGGAAAATACCAAAGCAGGATATCGGTATCTGCAATGGATTAAAACGCAACACAAAGAAAGTGTCCGCATAATCCCTGTTGAAGAAGTTGATTATTTTCAGGCAGGAGATAAATATACTTTTGTGAAAACTGCCCAGGGGGAAGCGCTGATCAAAAAAAGTATTAAAGAATTAAGCCAGGAGCTTGATCCGCAAAAGTTCTGGCAAATCCATCGCGGCACAATTGTCAATGTATCCAGAATTGAAAATGTCGGACGTTCTTTCACCGGCCGCGGCATCCTGAAACTTAAAAACAGATCAGATGACCTCACCGTCAGCCGTCAATATTTACATTTATTTAAGCAAATGTAG
- the lexA gene encoding repressor LexA encodes MKKRININDVEQKFASFFKKQRRMPTYSEMLPLLGVKAKSAAEYWTKKLLDKGALEKDTKGFLKPARLSFNLPLVGNVAAGFPSPAEEELRDTISFDEYLVNNPSSSFVLSVTGDSMIGEGIKEKDLVIVERGREPKNGDIILAEVDGHWTMKYFRKRGKKITLEAANPKYPPISPQEELRIAGVITAVVRKYHK; translated from the coding sequence ATGAAGAAAAGAATAAATATTAATGATGTTGAGCAAAAATTTGCCTCGTTTTTTAAGAAACAGCGACGAATGCCTACCTATTCGGAAATGCTTCCTCTTTTAGGCGTTAAAGCTAAAAGCGCCGCCGAGTACTGGACAAAAAAACTGCTGGATAAAGGCGCTTTGGAAAAGGACACAAAAGGGTTTCTGAAACCCGCGCGGTTGTCTTTCAATCTTCCCCTTGTGGGCAATGTGGCGGCCGGGTTCCCCTCACCGGCAGAAGAAGAACTGAGAGATACAATTTCCTTTGATGAGTATCTCGTCAATAATCCATCATCATCATTTGTTCTTTCCGTTACCGGTGATTCCATGATTGGCGAAGGGATAAAAGAAAAAGATCTGGTTATCGTGGAGCGAGGAAGGGAGCCCAAAAACGGGGACATCATTCTGGCGGAAGTGGATGGTCACTGGACAATGAAATATTTTCGCAAAAGGGGGAAAAAGATAACTCTGGAAGCGGCTAACCCGAAGTATCCGCCGATCAGTCCGCAGGAAGAATTACGCATTGCCGGAGTGATCACGGCAGTGGTGAGGAAATACCATAAGTAA
- a CDS encoding transglutaminase: MEEYLKPTEFIDSNNPEVQAFAQKAVTGAKTPREKAIKLFYAVRDGIYYDPYRIDFNRNGFKASTILRQGYGFCVTKAITLAAVSRAQGIPARLHFANVRNHLTTERLKEIMQTDIFFYHGYNDIFLDGRWLKATPTFNLSLCKKFKVKPLDFDGINDAIFHPFDMEGRRHMEYIADHGSFADLPYDKIIESFITCYGNATKYYEKQISQPGDFEREAELDIKKPVKSEGRKKED, from the coding sequence ATGGAAGAATATTTAAAACCGACAGAATTTATCGACAGCAATAATCCGGAGGTTCAGGCTTTTGCGCAAAAAGCTGTCACCGGAGCCAAAACACCCCGTGAGAAAGCTATCAAGCTTTTCTATGCCGTCCGGGATGGTATTTATTATGATCCATACCGGATTGATTTTAACCGCAACGGTTTTAAGGCCAGTACTATTTTGCGTCAGGGTTATGGTTTTTGCGTAACCAAAGCCATAACGCTGGCCGCCGTCTCACGCGCGCAGGGTATTCCCGCCAGATTGCATTTTGCCAATGTCCGCAATCATCTTACTACGGAAAGGCTTAAAGAAATCATGCAAACGGATATATTTTTTTACCACGGTTACAACGATATTTTTCTCGATGGCCGCTGGTTGAAGGCTACGCCCACATTCAACTTATCTTTGTGCAAGAAATTCAAGGTAAAACCGCTGGATTTTGACGGGATAAACGATGCCATCTTTCATCCTTTTGATATGGAAGGCCGGCGTCACATGGAGTACATTGCCGATCACGGTTCGTTTGCCGATTTGCCTTATGACAAGATTATCGAATCGTTTATCACCTGTTACGGAAACGCGACGAAATATTACGAGAAGCAAATAAGCCAGCCCGGCGATTTTGAGCGCGAAGCAGAGTTAGATATTAAAAAACCTGTGAAGAGTGAAGGGAGGAAAAAAGAGGATTAG
- a CDS encoding metal-dependent phosphohydrolase: MPNVPMSSTDRIPSREECDELMAKYCMLPNIIAHSLQVMRVSLAITDNLKKAVSINRNLVIAAALLHDITKTRSLKTKEHHDQSGGELLRELGFARVGEIVKQHVILLDFNPQGKLEEREIVNYADKRVMHDEIVSLVQRVEDLIQRYGTTEEIKNRIRLNESMVFAIEKKITDSMTVDLDSAIQRIQTLFP, encoded by the coding sequence ATGCCAAACGTTCCTATGTCTTCTACAGATAGAATACCTTCGCGTGAGGAATGCGATGAACTCATGGCAAAATATTGCATGCTGCCAAACATCATCGCTCATTCCCTACAGGTGATGCGTGTATCCCTGGCCATAACAGACAACCTCAAAAAAGCGGTGTCCATAAACAGAAATCTGGTTATCGCGGCGGCGCTTCTTCATGACATAACCAAGACAAGATCACTGAAAACAAAAGAACATCATGATCAATCCGGCGGAGAACTTTTGCGGGAGTTAGGATTCGCGCGCGTAGGCGAGATTGTAAAGCAACATGTAATTCTTCTGGATTTCAATCCGCAGGGAAAACTGGAGGAACGGGAGATAGTAAACTACGCCGACAAGAGAGTGATGCATGACGAGATCGTAAGCCTCGTCCAACGAGTGGAAGATCTTATTCAACGTTACGGCACTACCGAAGAGATAAAGAACCGGATCCGGCTAAACGAAAGTATGGTCTTCGCCATTGAAAAGAAGATCACTGATTCGATGACGGTTGACCTGGATAGCGCGATTCAAAGAATCCAGACCCTTTTCCCTTGA
- a CDS encoding DNA polymerase IV, translated as MYQQLFSLSSWPRAIAHIDGDAFFTSCEEAIHPELRGKALITGGERGIVACASYPAKKLGIKRGVPLHEARKICPGLIVLPSDYETYSLFSQRMFSIMRRFTPDVEEYSIDEAFADITGMRRALRSSYEEIVLKMKKEIERELGITVSVGLSITKVLAKVASKHRKPSGVTIIKGREIAGYLCDLPVEKIWGIGNATTNYLAKMGIRYALEFAQLPGEKVREKFTKPGVEIWQELRGESVYPVATEEKSSYASISKTKTFAPPTSNAEYLFAHLMRNMESACIKARRYSLAPNKIVVFLKKNDFGTSGSEATLSRPCAFPLEFSGVIHDLFDSCYSPKDIYRATGVVLLDLEPDASIQYSLFDNPLQAEKIRSLYNVADELGRKFGKHTLHLGSSYPIDKMGKGRRGSPTVREQTQLKGETQRRHLGLPLLHVKT; from the coding sequence ATGTACCAACAATTATTCTCTCTTTCTTCCTGGCCGCGCGCGATTGCGCACATCGACGGCGACGCTTTTTTCACTTCCTGCGAAGAAGCAATCCATCCCGAACTTAGAGGTAAAGCACTGATTACCGGCGGTGAGCGCGGCATTGTCGCCTGCGCCAGCTATCCGGCCAAAAAATTAGGCATCAAACGCGGCGTTCCTCTGCATGAAGCACGCAAAATTTGTCCGGGATTAATTGTCCTTCCATCGGATTACGAAACCTACAGTTTATTTTCACAGCGAATGTTCAGCATCATGCGGCGTTTTACGCCTGACGTGGAAGAATATTCCATTGATGAAGCTTTTGCCGATATTACCGGCATGCGCCGCGCCCTGCGTTCGTCCTATGAAGAAATTGTTCTTAAAATGAAAAAGGAAATTGAAAGAGAATTAGGCATAACTGTTTCGGTGGGATTGAGTATCACCAAAGTGCTGGCCAAAGTCGCTTCCAAACACCGGAAACCATCAGGTGTGACAATAATCAAAGGAAGGGAAATTGCCGGATATCTCTGCGATCTTCCCGTGGAGAAAATCTGGGGCATAGGCAATGCCACAACCAACTATCTGGCCAAAATGGGTATTCGCTACGCTCTGGAGTTTGCGCAATTGCCGGGGGAAAAAGTGAGAGAAAAATTTACCAAGCCCGGTGTGGAAATCTGGCAGGAGCTGCGCGGAGAATCGGTTTATCCTGTTGCTACGGAAGAAAAAAGCTCTTACGCTTCGATCAGCAAAACAAAAACTTTCGCGCCGCCGACTTCCAATGCCGAGTATCTGTTCGCCCATCTTATGCGCAATATGGAATCCGCTTGTATCAAGGCCAGACGCTATTCGCTGGCACCGAATAAAATTGTTGTTTTTCTCAAAAAAAATGATTTCGGCACATCCGGCAGCGAAGCAACGCTCTCACGCCCTTGTGCTTTCCCGCTCGAGTTTTCGGGCGTCATTCATGATCTTTTTGATTCCTGCTATTCACCAAAAGATATTTATCGCGCCACCGGAGTTGTTCTTCTTGATCTGGAGCCGGACGCCAGTATTCAATACTCTCTTTTTGATAATCCCCTGCAGGCGGAAAAGATAAGAAGCCTCTACAATGTCGCCGATGAATTAGGGCGAAAATTCGGTAAACATACTTTGCATCTGGGAAGTTCTTATCCGATTGACAAAATGGGCAAAGGCCGCAGAGGCTCTCCCACCGTCCGTGAACAAACTCAGCTTAAAGGCGAAACACAGCGCCGTCATTTAGGCCTGCCGTTGTTGCACGTAAAAACATAA
- the rsgA gene encoding ribosome small subunit-dependent GTPase A — MELRELGFDQWFEMYSNELKQEGCGFARISAVNRGSYLIKNGEREVPAELTGKLSYQIESPVNLPCVGDWVTAQYYNNDTAAIIHRVFPRKTFLRRKTAGENIDFQMVAANIDTAFIVQSCHFDFNPHRLDRYLVMAADGHVEPIIILTKTDLISPDELGQKLAIISSVTKARVLALSNITSIGFDEFRQTLFPGRTYCLLGSSGVGKTTIINRLMGREVFDTKAVSGTGEGTHTTSRRQLIVLSQGAMLVDTPGMRELGLVGAGDGVDMGFEEFVGLSANCRYANCSHENEPGCAVRAAIEKGELSEDRYASYMKLKKESEYYGMSYLEKRKKDKSFGRFIKSVKKQLKD, encoded by the coding sequence ATGGAATTAAGAGAACTGGGTTTCGACCAATGGTTTGAAATGTACAGCAATGAATTAAAGCAGGAGGGCTGTGGCTTTGCCCGCATTTCCGCCGTTAACCGCGGCTCATACCTCATAAAAAATGGGGAGAGAGAGGTCCCGGCTGAGCTCACAGGGAAGCTTTCCTATCAAATTGAGAGCCCCGTCAACCTGCCGTGCGTCGGAGATTGGGTGACGGCGCAGTATTACAACAATGACACTGCCGCTATCATCCACCGGGTGTTTCCTCGAAAGACATTCCTGCGGCGCAAGACCGCAGGTGAAAACATCGATTTTCAGATGGTTGCAGCCAATATAGATACAGCTTTTATTGTTCAGTCATGCCATTTCGACTTTAACCCCCACCGCTTGGATCGTTACCTGGTAATGGCGGCAGACGGACATGTTGAGCCGATCATCATACTCACAAAAACGGATTTGATCTCCCCAGATGAGCTGGGTCAGAAGCTTGCGATTATCAGCTCTGTCACCAAAGCCAGAGTGCTTGCTCTCAGCAACATCACCAGTATCGGGTTTGACGAGTTCCGTCAGACGCTCTTCCCGGGAAGGACATACTGTCTGCTCGGCTCATCTGGTGTCGGGAAGACGACTATCATCAACCGTCTCATGGGCCGGGAAGTTTTTGACACAAAAGCCGTCAGCGGTACGGGAGAAGGCACCCATACGACTTCCCGGCGGCAGCTCATCGTTCTCAGCCAGGGCGCGATGCTGGTTGATACGCCTGGCATGCGGGAGCTGGGCCTTGTCGGGGCTGGCGATGGAGTGGACATGGGTTTCGAAGAATTTGTCGGGCTCTCAGCAAACTGCCGATATGCGAATTGCAGCCACGAGAACGAGCCGGGCTGTGCAGTCCGGGCCGCTATCGAAAAAGGCGAGCTGAGCGAAGACCGCTATGCTAGTTATATGAAGCTCAAGAAGGAGTCTGAGTACTACGGAATGTCATACTTGGAAAAACGAAAGAAGGACAAATCCTTCGGACGATTCATCAAATCGGTAAAAAAACAGCTGAAGGACTGA
- a CDS encoding short chain dehydrogenase codes for MKRDLKGKRVVITGAASGLGRSLSLVLARKNCSIGVVDINTERARETLDMVVNNGGSGEIYETDVSVAKNVETMAEHFFQTWGGVDLLVNNAGVAVAGYVGNISLKDWEWLYGVNFWGMLYGCHSFIPRMKAHGGGYIMNVASSAGILCSPEMAPYNTSKAAIISLSETLYAELAPFNIGVTALCPMFFKTNLIENTRSETEMEQKLAEAAFNNARITSDEVAEAAIKAVEKGRLYCIPQFSGKFHWVMKRLNPHSYYRNNAALNRKGRLIPMMYWMARKGMV; via the coding sequence ATGAAAAGAGACCTTAAGGGAAAGAGGGTAGTAATAACTGGCGCCGCTTCCGGTTTGGGGCGGTCATTATCACTGGTATTGGCACGTAAGAACTGCAGTATCGGGGTTGTGGACATTAACACCGAAAGAGCCAGAGAAACGCTGGATATGGTTGTTAACAATGGTGGCAGTGGCGAAATCTATGAGACAGATGTCAGTGTGGCTAAAAATGTCGAAACCATGGCTGAACACTTTTTCCAGACATGGGGTGGAGTCGATCTCCTTGTCAATAATGCCGGAGTCGCAGTCGCCGGTTACGTGGGTAACATTTCCCTGAAGGACTGGGAATGGTTATATGGTGTAAACTTCTGGGGCATGCTCTATGGTTGTCACAGTTTTATTCCCCGCATGAAAGCCCATGGCGGAGGGTACATTATGAATGTTGCTTCATCCGCGGGAATATTGTGCTCGCCGGAAATGGCCCCGTACAATACATCCAAAGCGGCGATTATCTCTCTTTCGGAGACCCTCTATGCGGAGCTTGCTCCGTTTAACATCGGAGTTACTGCTCTTTGCCCCATGTTTTTCAAGACTAACCTCATTGAAAATACGCGTTCCGAGACAGAGATGGAACAAAAGCTAGCCGAAGCAGCCTTCAACAACGCCAGAATAACCTCCGACGAGGTAGCGGAAGCGGCGATAAAAGCTGTGGAGAAAGGGAGACTATACTGTATTCCACAGTTTTCAGGCAAATTTCATTGGGTGATGAAACGACTCAATCCCCACTCCTACTATCGTAATAATGCTGCTCTTAACCGGAAAGGCCGGCTGATACCCATGATGTATTGGATGGCGCGCAAGGGAATGGTTTAA
- a CDS encoding acyl carrier protein, translating to MDYQTIRKKIIDIIADIAVDEDLSNIDDNIKLREQLDLDSMDFLDIVMELKKRHKIEVLQEDYPKLATLKSCVEFLGPKLSFSS from the coding sequence ATGGACTATCAAACAATAAGAAAAAAAATTATTGATATCATCGCCGATATCGCAGTAGATGAAGATCTTTCGAACATTGATGACAATATAAAGCTAAGAGAGCAGCTTGATTTGGATTCAATGGATTTTCTGGATATTGTGATGGAATTAAAGAAGAGACATAAAATTGAAGTTCTTCAGGAAGATTATCCCAAGCTGGCAACATTGAAAAGTTGTGTTGAGTTTTTGGGGCCCAAATTATCATTTAGTTCATAA